The Leptodactylus fuscus isolate aLepFus1 chromosome 5, aLepFus1.hap2, whole genome shotgun sequence genome segment TTCATACTTTGTGATCTGTAGGTTGCAACCTTCTCTTAGCTGCAGACATTTCTTAGGTCTCCTGTTCCTCCCCATAATGGATGTGCTCTTTGTGTCCAGAATGCTATTGTCTGCCTTCTGCAGCCTTTTGTACAGATATACAGCCTGTATGACCACCTACACAACCTATGGTCTGCAATATGTCTTGTGTTCCATAACCAAGATGTAGATCAGTGGCAACAAGGGCCAGCCCTGCGGGGTGCCATTGTGGGTCTCAAAAGAAGTAGAAAGCTAACCATTTGCCCTGACTCTAGCTCTTTGCTGGGAATACATCACAATCATTCTGCTAATGAAAGAGGAGCCTAAAACTGATTAGGAGTTTGGATGCTAGCATGAACTTCCAGCTATCCATGTCAAATTCCTTCTCTGCACCAACAGAGGCGGCACATCAGAAGAGTCGTCTTCTGCGTATGGGACATTAGTAAAACAGTACGCTGGGTATTATCGCTCACCTCTGTACTAGGCAAAAATACCAATAGGTCTCTGTGGATTACTGATGAGAAGATCTTGCCCAGCCAAGTTGCAACAAGTTTAGAGAGCAATTTGATATACACCGTGTTGGTCTTCTTTGGCTTGGGTAGGCCCACAACATGAGCCTTCAGATATTGTCTAGGAGAGGGACACTCTATCAAAGGCCTTAGTCAATATGAGCAAAAGAATAGGTTCTCCAGTCTCTTCTGCACTGAAAGACTTATCCATGTCATCCCTATACGCTGTGACCGACACTTGTTCAGTTTTGTGATGCACGATCTGCCCTGATTGACATTCAGCAAGTACACATTACCAATGGTCTAGACACGAGAATGTGCACACAATTTCAAGAAGACCTGTTGTCCATCTGGATCTATCGTAGTGTCAACAACTGCTTACAGTAAAGACTTGTGTACAGCAATAGACACCCCTTTGGACTGGAATACTGTCAAACCGGGAGGCCCGGCACACGGTCTTATAGTTCATTTCCTGTAAAAGCAGGGTATGTGCACATCCTTTATGCATAAAATACAATTTGAGTGATTTCCAGGGATATTCTCACCCCAACCATTCAATGAAGCCATTACAATAGATGTCGCTGGCATGGTATATTCATGTTGCCAATGTGAAAAATGGTTCTTGGTTCTGGttagcaataaaaataaaaaatagttggCGATTCATTTCCATAagtcttttgttttttgtttcagtTACCGTTGTGATGACTTTGTGGTTAATGATACAAAGTTATGTTTGGTGCAGAAAGTCCGAGAACACTTGCAAAACCTGGAAAAGTGAGTATAAAAGGATACTGTCCTTGTCTCTGATGATTTTACAGGATATCATATAAagagtaacttaaaggggttttctatacTGGCTCCCGCACAGTAAaattaatatgctccacagtgacccccgcgCTGTGCGAAGTCCAAACTGTACGACGCTACATGCCGGCAGGATTTCTCACCCCTACAAAGGTGTGGGCAGCAGGGAATGCGCTTTGTGACGTGTGTCACCGACCTCTTCACTTTGACCCCCCCTTTTTCCCTCCTCGGCCCCattacacttctttttttttttcctgggagcTCCGGACCCGGACTTCATCGGTGGCTGGCAAGTGCTCTTTGTGACGTGTGCCAGCAGCCCACTGTATTGCGCATGCATTGGTGGCCAGCACACGCAATTAAGAGGTTGCCTTCCAGCGATGATCTGGATATCCACAGGaggaacaggtaagtataatggggctggGGGGCTTCTTTCTAGTGATGTTCTGGGGTGCAGATATCCGTTAGCCCGAGACCCCAAAACATCAgtggaaaggcaaaaaaaaaattaatatataggtaggtcacatgacctatataTACATTGTAGTACAGCAAAGCAGTATTGTTAAAACATGTACATTATAAAGGTGGAGGAGGGAGCATGGGGGACTTGTCCTTTAAAATATTGATTtatcctgaacaatccctttaagattaaaaTGAAATATTTAGCTGTTCACAAGACTTTGGGTTTGCTGAAGAAATTTCTGTGGCTAAAACAGAATCTGTCCTTCTCTCTGAATGGTATGTGTAAAAGCTACTTAGCATCAGAAACCACTTCATTCTGAGAtacaggtacaggtacaggtCTCAGTCTTAAAAACTTCACAACAGATTTTCTGCATATAAATACACAGTTGTGCTTTTCTTTGATTCCACCTTTCAAATTTGCAGTCAGAAAAGGAAATTGTACAACATTCTACAGcagtgtttcccaaacttttCAGACTTGGGACAactctgggggaaaaaaaaattccttggggcaccctaccaaataattttttacCTAGACAAAAAGAACTATAGCTTTGAGTTTGGTTTTGttttcggggttttttttttaatttttattttttcccaagGTCATTTTTTGAAATGAAATCTTATAGCTTAGAGCATTGTACTGGCATTTATTACAACCCTACCATGTGAATGCATTATCAAAGCTGCAACATTCTATACTTTTCCACCTAGTGCATTCAAAAATTCATCTTTCGCCATAACCAAGATCCCTTAGTTGCCCCTCATAGTATCATGCTCCCCAATGGCTCAACAGAAAGTACGTTCTCCCTAGTGGCCACCAGGCACTTAATAGTACTCTCCAGTGGCCCCCAAGTACCTAATAATGCTCCTCACTGGTCACCAGGCAAGTAGTAATGTTCTCAGTGGTCCCTAGGCTTGTATTATTGGACTTGTCATTAATTAAGTTTTTTTTACAGCTCTGCTTTTACAGTAGAAAGGCACAGAAAGAGAAAGCTCTTGGAAAACCCTTCACTGAATAAGAAGATACTGAAAATCAATGTAAGTATTTAGAATATTTTGCCTACTTTTGAGGGCTTGTCACTACCTATAtcaactctttacatccttcaatagttgCAGCTTTACTGATTCTAGCGCAATTGAAATATTTTTATCTAGCTCCCAGCATTCCTGAAAAATCAGTGTTTGTTAGTGTCAgcacctgatatgctaattaggctctcaagTGAGCGGCCTGGACTGGCGTAAATGGCCTGGGACAGCCTATGCACGACtagttagcatattgggtgctgaaactaacaaaaagtgattgctcaggaatggtgggggctggagagaAAACTGCACTGGAATAAGTGGAATCGCATTTATTGACTGATGTAAACAGTTGCTGTTCttcgaggtggtgaaaggtctgttTAAGTGCTTTCTGGGCAGAAATTCTGTATATGTCACAGTTGAATGCTCCTTGAGATATACATTTGTCATGCAGTTATGCAGCCCTGCAACTGCTGGGTCCTTAGAGAACGTTGATCCTGGCTGTTTAATGCCTTAGATGTCACAGTCAGTGGTAACCACAACTTGTAAAGTGTTTGACAGTACTCTGTACTGTTAAGCTTCTCTGTTATTCCTTCTGCACATTCATGAATAAATTGTCCACTGGATTTGATCATTCCCTTTGTTAGAGTGGCTCTCTCAGCACTGATTGTAGGGATACACCCGAGATAACAGCCTTGTCAATTTATCATACATTTCTAGTAGAAATAACAGGAACAAAACAATACGagattgtaacaaaaaaaaaaatgcttcatttcaaggAGAATAAAGGTTTTTACATAAATAGACGTATTTGGAGAGCTGAGAGGTTCTATTTAACTGCATGGTTTCTAGTACTTGAGATTACTGTGCTAAGATTCATACTGTATGTGTGAATGTCTTGTCTGTACGTAAAGATTCCCATACAAAACACTTAATGATTTTCCTTTCTTTACAAGGGAAATACCTCTGCAATTTGTGCCACTGGTTTACGAAATTTGGGGAATACTTGTTTTATGAATGCTATACTTCAGTCACTCAGGTAAAGATACTTTTTATATGTAAGGCTTTTCATGAGGGTCTGCAAATAATGGCTATGCCCTACAAACATTGGCTGAGGTACTCCTTAGGCCTGGATTGGTCAGTTTATTTGGGCTTCCAGTACTGTGCACGAAGTTAAGATATATAATTTGTCTAATCATGACCATccctttttattttgcatttgggCCATCGACTTGGTGTTGCCTGTGCAAGGGAACCCCCAGATTTAAGCTGTTATTGCCAAGGGAAGCTATAGTTGCCAATACATGGTCACTAGTCTTATAAATGACTGTCCAGTTAATAAATGGATTGTGTAGGCCTGCTCTACAGCAATAGGCAATTTTTGTTTGTTCTGAAAAAACTGATCTCCATGTAGGCGGACCACCTCCTTTTAAGAAGCCCATATGCCCTGATGGATACATGAATCACAATCTCTTGTCTCTTGGCCTGTGCATATATGAATATACATGCAATGTTTTATGTTTGTGCAGTAACATTCAACAGTTTAGCTGCTATTTCAAAGAGCTGCCTGCAGTAGAACTTCGGAATGGGAAAACAGCCGGCCGACGGACTTACCACACAAGGAGTCAAGGGGACGTTAATGTGTAAGTTCTAGCTATCTTTTTAGTTACCTTGGATACAGACTAGTCAAAGGGAACCTCTCTCCATCATGTTACCCCCAAAATGTAGTGTAAAGAGTCTTCTTTACCTCTACATTCAGTCAGGGCCCCTTCATACAACATACAATACTGTAAGATGTGGATTTGGCTTGCTAGAACAGATACTGTGTAATGGAGtcctaccccatagactattttaGAAGATTTGATTCAGTTCACCCTGTGCTGAAAGTCCTGGTCATATTCTTTACAATCATGGTTCCCAAATTTGCTGTCACAGACTATTTTAACTTTGTTGAAACCCCCAATGTCATTTCGGCATTAAAGAAGCTATGAATAAGGGTGGGTAGAACATTTACTAAATCTTGTTTAGGGCTATAATTTGGCTTTGATTTATTCACTGCTTTGCAATGTGTCTATAAACTGcagaactacttttttttttttttctgcgtctACCCTCTTGAAAAAGTGATGGGTCTTGCTACTGTGTTCTGGGGAACTCCTGATTAGGTCTCTGTGACCTGTGTATGGGGATGTGTAACAtgcagagaaaatgagggtaggtGAAGGTCACTTCAGACAGTTATATCTCTGACGTTATAAAACTTGCTTGTGCTATCGAAATTATTTCCAGCGATATCTCTGGTTGGAAACAGTCTGGATTGGGATTTTTGTAACACATTTACAAAAAGCTAGTTCCGTTTTATAATAGAGAGATCACTGTTTGTAGTTACCCTCCCctcattttttttatgttagggagcgtttacactaccgtcagtgtccgacaggtagtgtccgctcctagtgtccgttcaaaatctggcacggacattaggagcagacactagctgtgtccgtgacacctgtcattcatttaaatggcgatcgggcgcgttcttttgcactccgtgcccttccttcactgtccgcatgtaaagatgtctgacttttcaagcggacagaaaaaacctacatgtcgggtttttctgtccgcttgaaaagtcggacatctttacatgcagacagtgaaggacaggcacggagtgcaaaagaacgcacccgatcgccatttaaatgaatgacaggtgtcacggacacagctagtgtccgctcctaatgtccgtgccagattttgaatggacactaggagcggacactacctgtcggacacttacggtagtgtgaacgcccccttacgcaGCCCGatatccctgtacacagtaacattcagtgagaggcaggagcagctctcaatacagaaataaGGGGAAGagtggaaaaaatgcaggatttaacaaaagatgtgttaataaagtatattacagaatgtattaatgacacaaatactaccggaaaatcaaaagttgtccgaaagtttagttatgcttttaaGTGAAGGGAGCCAAGTCCTCGTATAATACAGTAGAAAGTGTACATGCTGCTTCATGTTATATTTTTGTTGTATGTTCTTCGGGACACTCTCTGAAAAAAATACTTTTATCTTATGAGCTCTTGGTCTTTTAAATTTCATGTTATTTCAATTTAAAAAAGGAAAATCCAAATGCAAGTGTTTTGTTACATTGGATGCTTTGTCTTTAGGTCATTGGTTGAAGAATTtagaaaaactctgtgtgcactgtggCAGGGTAACCAAACTGCATTCAGTCCAGAATCTTTATTTTACGTTGTATGGAAAATCATGCCAAGCTTCAGGTAATTATGTTTTAGTTAACAATAATGTGAAGGGATATCATTGCCTTTATAAAAATGGGGCATTGTGCAAATGCATGAAATAAGATAATACATACCACAGAAGTATATAAATGCAAATGCATCTGGTCGACTCTACTTACTTAAGCACAATTTtagcatatatttatataatatactagcaggaggacccggcttcgcacaggtatatttaattttttgtttgtgtagtggccccataagaatcgtccagttttgcactggtgtattttgtatgtcgtttgggtttgtgtccataagcatcatgtgtatctcagtttggatatcagtgaaaaacctgcgatcggttgttatggacacctggagtaaagctgtgtgactgtgaccttgtgtaacagtgtcatccacagcgccctgcccctttaaagttgacctaaaacagtgaagaaaaatggctgggttactatggaaacctggagtaaaactctgtgTAATACTCTatgcagaggcgtgtatctagtcctccactgtgtgctgaggtgcgtatctaatcctccggcgtgtggtactgttagCAGgccacatatttaatcctctggcgtgtgatacttctgtgtgctgacttgtatctaatcctacggagtgtggtactgtgtgcagacgcgtgtatctaatcctctggcgtgtgatactggttgctgacctgtgtatctaatcctctgatgcgtgtatctcagttttgaTATCCGTGTTGGATtatacatgtggagtgactgtgtgtatggcagttcaAATGTgattgaaagacttgcaggtttgtattggctaatggggggtcagggttttgggaaagctgcatctccggaacggtatgtccgagcgagttgaggccttgtcttaaaccttcccggacacctgaagtatctgtgtgccaaatttggttaagattggtccagtcgtttggtcgtgtataaagaacagacagacagacagaaattcatttttataatatagagagataagtgATAAAGCAATAAGTACAACAGCAAATTTGAAGACTTGACATTGGTTTCTTCTCAGTAACTATGAAGTCAGGTCTAGGTTTCTTCCAAAACTACAAAACAGGAGCATAACTTAAGAAATGGATTGTCCTTCACTCAAATCACCTAGCGTGCCCTGCGATCGCTATTGGGATGTCTTTATATTAAATTTCAAGAGGTCTGGTCACCACTCTTGACgtatctgttttagtaaatagttTCATTCCCTATAAAATAAGTTCTAGGGGCATTGTTTCTTTGATCCCTGTTGTGCTGCTCCTCTGTAATTTAGAGCTTCCCCTTGCcgtggaagcagacagccagaacttTATCTACTGTGAACATCTGAATGCAtctagtcactgtatacatatgaGTGGTTTTAAAGCATTAATTTTTTTCAGTGTTCAGTAGATGTTGTCTAACTGTTTTTATGGCATGTTTTTTCATATAGCAACATTAtttattaggataggtcataaatttcTGATCATGTGGACCTGACACGCTCTTattgatcagctgtacagagctgAAAGCAGATGACTCCATATACAGTGTAGTGGTCATATGAAGGCGACCGTGTGTAGAGTCTTAACAGACCATGCGTGCCAACTCTTTCTCTTCAAGGAGAGTTTATAGGGCTATTCCTTTCCCATATTTCCTATATAGTCAAATAGCCTGATGAAGTATTAATTGAATATGAacatgtataaaatataaaaaaaatgtatttactttTTAGTAGTTGCCAACCTGTTTGGTTTTTATTCAGGGGTTACCAGCAGCAAGATGCTCATGAGTTCATGCGTTATTTGCTGGACCATTTGCACCTAGAACTTCAGGGGGACTCTGATGGCTCAAGTCAGCCTCTCATGTCACAGGAAACCTCCAACCGATCCTCAAGCAGCAAGTGTTGTATGTAAGTGTCTTCCATGCTTTCTTTACTAGAAGCTTGATCATAACTGATCTGTTGTGGCATTCctttagaattttattttatttttttttatattgcagcaATGGCGCAAACACAGTGGTAACATCTGTGTTTGGGGGTGTTCTGCAGAATGAAGTCAATTGCTTAATTTGTGGAACAGAATCTAGGAAATTTGACCCATTTCTAGGTATGTTTCTTTACTCCAGACAAGTGACTATGGATGCAATTCAGAaagcataataaaaaatatataaaatatatgttgttgttaataatttattattattcatatatattatatttttttaattatgccggaagggtttatttatttttctttaaaactACTTGCCTGTCCCCCAGTACTCTGGTGTTTTCTCACCGCGGTCTGATCCTGTTGCTCAGCCCTCTTTTGCTGGAAGTCCTCGCTGACTGTGATGTCCCAGGTCCCTCTCCTTTGGTTGCTGAGTAGCCTCAGTGATCATGTGATAAatgggagtaaaaaaaaacacggcTGGAAAATAATGTTTTTTGGCCATTTTGCCTTGCAAAAATGCTATAAAGTGATCAGAAAGTTATATGTGTACAAAAATTCATTTAATCAAATGCCAAGTGTCGATCCTTCCCTTTCATGTTCTGCCATGTGCcgaaacatcagtttacacccacatgtggggtatttttgtgctcggagaaattgcataacaaactgtgagataaattttctcctttaacctttttGTAAAGGTGTTAATAATGTGTATAATTCATTATGtatttaaacaaaaataaaataattcacctccatattgttttaattaccGTGATATGCTTAATGGGTTGACAAACTTCACAAATTTtgctttgaattatttgaggggtgtggGTTTCAAAAtttggtgatttatgggggtttctaatctATAGGCCTTTATTATCCCCTTCCGAACGGAAACGgtccgtaaaaaaaaaataataataataattgggaaATTTTCTGGAAAATCACTGGTACACTTGTAAGACTTCTTACATTCAAAATaagttaaccccttagtgaccagcctgttttggaccttaatgaccaagccccAAAAattgatcatgtttgatcacggaactgaaggggttaaaaaaccccgATTGGAGACCCCTCCAATGGGAGGTTATGGGgcaggtcttagctgtcagatacatgtAAGATCTGCTCCCATTATGTCGGCACTGacggggaatccttccctgactgcccgacgtaattttacgaTAGGGCAGTCAGGatggacctgtcagtgccgacgtaattttccTATGGgctggtcgttaaggggttaaaatgtgatACCAATATAGAGCAGAtaaatggtagataatatttattaatgtatttgggtggtatgactatatgCCACATTATTATTAAGGAAATGTCAGATTTTCatcctttgcaatgcaaagggcGTAATTTCCTGAATAGTGTCAGGGTTAAAATTTGCTGCCGTATCAAAATTCTCTATGTAGGGCTTAATCCATCATGCAAAATGTAAGAAATAATGAGCTGGTAATATCACTCATATTTCATCAGGTATCAGTTGGACATTTGTAATGTTATTAAAATTTGACTAAAATGATTGAAATAGCTCATTGTGTTTTTGGTATTTTTATTTTGGCGTGTAAGAGCTGAAACAAACCTCTCGCCATAATAAGTGACACAACATGTACACAGTGATAACATCTATACATTGAGTACTGTGAACACTGGGTTCCTGTTACATTATAGGGAGTACATGTTGCAGATAATATATGCATTGTGCAGAGGCCAGCTTACTTAGTCAACACCATCTATATATGTCTTTACATTGATATACATGATATACCCGGTACATGTTTTATCATATACCTATAGATGTAGCCTAAAAATCACATCTGAACAGATCTTTCCCACAGTCATAATCCATGCCAAATCATTTATGTTATTACAGTGGCACCCAGTCTAAATTCTTCATTGTTAATAGTATAGAATGTTTTGAGATTCAGCCTGCATTaccttaaagggagcctatcattagataccctttttttctgacgaacacataggaataggctattattctccaacctttagatgtcttctccgcaccaccatttggtagaaatgcgggttttctttggtatgcaaatgagttcactcgcagcactggtggcgtccgCAAAGCTGTGAGAGAACCCTCCAGTAACGCCTTTATCTTTGCCTGAAACGGCCTCTCCCtgagtcttcttccatcctgggtttcagtgttctaggcctcaggcagagctgtcTGCGcatggccgcttactcagtaatctggtgtaagcagccattttcttgtggcctgggtatgcacattcagctctaccaaggcctagaagattgaaacccaggccggaagatgatacagggagaaggcgttccagaagagagagttctcttgcagtattagggacgcccccagtgctgcaagagaactcatttgcataccgaaggaaacccgtatttctaccgaatggcggcgcaaagaagacatctaaaggtaggagaagaatagcctttcttaaggctgttcctacgtgttggggagaaaaaaagggtatccaatgataggatccctttaaccatagTAGACAGAGTGTGCATTATCCTGAACTGTCCTTCTCTTTGCAGATCTTTCATTAGACATTCCCAGTCAATTCCGTAACAAACGTAAGAACCAAGAAAATGGACCAATCTGCAATCTCAAAGGTATAGATTGCTACAGATTTGCAATTAATTCTTAAGAAATTCTAAATATTTCAGCATTTCAGTggcaatccttttttttttttttttttttttttttttttttactttgctgaGCAATATTGTTTGATATTGTTCTGCTCTGCACAGAACCAATTATGACAACTATAGGAGTTTATAACTTACAGTAACAACATCCTGACATGTTATTCCAgggcactcattgacaaaaaaccccaaaaaaacgcaCCAAGCAGTTTTTAGAATTGAATGAAATTAATGGAATGATATGTGTAAGTGATTACAGGATTAGAGTGAAATGTTTATtagggaaaactgtacaattgagtGGAGGCACTAGTATCCTGTTAGGCCACTTAATAAGATGTAGTTGGGCATTAGTGCACAGATGTTGCATCTGGGCCTGAAGATCCTGCAGATCCGAAGGTTACCAAAGCTGGCATCCCCATAGGAAGTATTGTAATCTGGAAAAAAACATTCCTATTGAAACCTTGGCTGTATGTGGGTGAACATTATCCTgttgaaaaatgccagttggaagccctgccatgagaaGCAACACGTGGCCACAGGATGACCTCTTGGTGACCCTCATATCACTACTAATGGTGACCAATTGCCATAGCTCCCTAGATCATCACACCTGCATTTGTAATGGCAAGGACATAATTTAAGTAACACCACAAGGCCTCCATACGCTAACCAACTGTCATCAAATCCCAAAAATGACCAGATTTTGTTGCTAAAGATAAGGTTCCAGTCCATACCAGCCCAAGATTCTCCTTCATGACTGCTCCACAAATGAAGGTGATGGTGGGGGGTTAGCTGTCAATGGCAGGGCACTTGATGGCCGCAATGACAAGTCGGAATGGCCTATATGGTAGGCAATTCATCAACTGGTTTCTCTGTCTAATGAGCTTTAAACTGGGTAAAATGTGTTTGAGTGCACTGCACAGGCATGTCTACCAGTATTTGATCTCTcatcaagaggtacactacccaaaagtagcttctGAGAATCTTTTCTTTGGTTAGTGGAGGAACACATTTACACCCTTTTGTGGCAAGACACCGTGTCTACTCAGACCACATCTGAAATCATTACATagctgcctgagacataactgcatacTAAATTTGACAGCAATACAGTATTTCTATCGGGGGTTATGCCAAGTAATGTATTTAATTTTAGTTTCATTATTGGAAATATGCATGTAGAAGAGAAATAATATCCTCTTTACATTTTATGACTATAATAATTTGTTCTTCAAAAATTTGCCTACAGCTTTTATACACACAAACCCAAAACCCTATGTAGTCCTGAaagcatgttttttattttttttttctcctctcatTTGTGCTAATTTACCAAATGTAGCAAAAAGTTGGACAGctggtataatgtatgtatacagtgtttaCCATTGTTACAGTTCTGTGGAAGAGCTGAGGAAAACAAGTGGCAGATTTTCAATCACAACAGTTTATTGATTTTTCATTTTGGGTACGGTACCTTGGGACAACATTTTTTGGGGAATGTTGATCTTTTGCTTTTTTTGTGACTTGCAGATATttatgtcatcttatctctttcaTTTAAGA includes the following:
- the USP3 gene encoding ubiquitin carboxyl-terminal hydrolase 3, whose protein sequence is MECPHLTASVCIAPDSAAFPSGSPSSWCCSVCRSNKSPWVCLTCSSVHCGRYVNGHAKKHYEEAQTPLPNHKQHEKLEKEKTQHTVCMDCSSYSTYCYRCDDFVVNDTKLCLVQKVREHLQNLENSAFTVERHRKRKLLENPSLNKKILKINGNTSAICATGLRNLGNTCFMNAILQSLSNIQQFSCYFKELPAVELRNGKTAGRRTYHTRSQGDVNVSLVEEFRKTLCALWQGNQTAFSPESLFYVVWKIMPSFRGYQQQDAHEFMRYLLDHLHLELQGDSDGSSQPLMSQETSNRSSSSKCCINGANTVVTSVFGGVLQNEVNCLICGTESRKFDPFLDLSLDIPSQFRNKRKNQENGPICNLKDCLRSFTDLEELDETELYMCLKCKKKQKSTKKFWIQKLPKVLCLHLKRFHWTAYLRNKVDTYVEFPLRGLDMKCFLLEPENMGPESCLYDLAAVVVHHGSGVGSGHYTAYAAHEGRWFHFNDSTVTLTEEETVMKAKAYILFYVERPVQATPEKL